Proteins co-encoded in one Metabacillus sp. KUDC1714 genomic window:
- a CDS encoding acetyl-CoA C-acyltransferase produces MKRAVIVQAKRSPIGRKNGILQRFGPHELLAPLLQQAASMTEYEVDDVIMGNVVGPGGNVARLAALEANLPDTIPGLTLDRQCSAGLEAVRMACYLIQGEAGKCYIAGGVESTSTSPFKARAQFSPKSIGDPDMGVAAESVASKYRITREMQDEYTLLSYERSVNAFRKGLYDQEIFALEEVNQDEEFFKDRPIDKLVKRARPAFKENGTVTAANSCGINDGASALLVMEENTAVEQGLKPVLRFIDSEVCGVNPWYPGIAPVPAIQHLIERNKLTIEDLDLIEINEAFAAKIVACAQQLKIPYRKLNVQGGALTIGHPYGASGAILVTRLFHEVQRRKKLKYVVAAIGSGGGIGVALLFEVVN; encoded by the coding sequence ATTAAAAGAGCGGTGATCGTCCAAGCGAAGCGTTCTCCTATAGGCAGGAAAAATGGGATCCTACAAAGGTTTGGTCCACACGAATTGTTAGCACCTCTACTTCAACAAGCAGCAAGTATGACAGAATATGAGGTTGATGATGTGATAATGGGAAATGTGGTTGGACCTGGAGGGAATGTAGCTCGCTTAGCAGCATTAGAGGCAAATCTTCCCGATACAATTCCTGGCCTCACGCTTGATCGGCAATGCAGCGCTGGTTTAGAAGCGGTACGAATGGCGTGCTATCTTATTCAAGGGGAAGCGGGTAAGTGCTATATAGCCGGTGGGGTAGAAAGTACAAGCACCTCTCCCTTTAAAGCTAGAGCACAATTCTCACCAAAAAGTATTGGAGATCCCGATATGGGTGTAGCAGCCGAATCTGTAGCCAGTAAATACCGAATTACAAGAGAAATGCAGGATGAATATACATTATTAAGCTACGAACGTAGTGTAAATGCCTTTAGAAAAGGGCTGTATGATCAAGAGATCTTTGCTTTAGAGGAAGTTAATCAAGATGAAGAATTTTTTAAAGATCGTCCTATAGATAAGCTTGTAAAACGAGCTAGACCAGCCTTTAAAGAAAATGGAACAGTTACAGCAGCCAATAGCTGTGGCATTAATGATGGAGCCTCTGCATTACTAGTTATGGAAGAAAATACGGCAGTCGAACAAGGTCTTAAACCTGTATTGCGGTTTATTGATAGTGAGGTATGTGGAGTAAACCCTTGGTATCCAGGCATTGCTCCTGTTCCAGCCATTCAACATTTAATAGAAAGAAATAAACTAACAATTGAGGATCTTGATCTAATTGAAATAAATGAAGCGTTTGCTGCCAAGATTGTTGCTTGTGCGCAACAGCTCAAGATTCCTTATCGTAAATTAAATGTCCAAGGAGGTGCACTAACCATTGGACACCCATACGGAGCATCAGGTGCAATCTTGGTAACTCGCTTATTCCATGAGGTTCAGAGAAGAAAGAAACTCAAATATGTAGTCGCTGCGATTGGAAGTGGCGGAGGAATTGGAGTTGCGCTGTTATTTGAAGTGGTGAATTGA